The following is a genomic window from Micromonospora cathayae.
GCGCGCCTCGCCGAGCGGGACGTTGAAGAAGATCGTCCCGGCCAGCCCGATCGCGATCAGGGTGTCGCCGGCGCAGGAGACGGCGTGCAGGTCGAACAGGCGGACCATGCCGGCCTCGCCGCCGGCGCTGCGGGTCCGGGCCCGTCCGATCCGTCGACCCAGCCACCGGCCGCCGTTGACCGACCCCCGGAACATCCGTCGGGTGGCGCGGACGCCCGTGCCGACGGTCGTCCCCAGGACGGACCGGCCGGAGCGGGAGGACGACGACATGTGCTCCATCCTCGCCCATCGGCCCGCCCGTCGCCGCATCTGGCTGGGATTGCGGTCCGCCGGGGAGCCCCTGTCGGTCGCCCGTACCGATGGGGAACAATGGACCGGTGACCAGGCCCGCCTCCGCCCGTGCCGCCCGTCTCGACCAGGTCTGCGCCGCCGCCGTCGAGGTGGCCCGCGCCGGCATCACCGAGGTGGAGTCCTCCGCCATCGGTGATCATCTTCAGGCCGTTGCCGAGGGGGACCGGCTGGTCACCCACTACTTCGCCTGCCTGCTGCCGGGTTACCGGGGCTGGCGCTGGGCGGTGACCGTCACCCGCATCCCGCGCAGCCGCAACGTCACGATCTGCGAGACGGTCCTGCTGCCCGGTCCGGACGCCCTGCTGGCACCGGGCTGGCTGCCCTGGCAGGAACGCCTCCAGCCGGGTGACCTCGGCCCCGGCGACCTGCTGCCCACCCCGGCGGACGACGAGCGGCTCGCCCCGGGGTACCTCCTCTCCGACGACCCGGCGGTGGAGGAGACCGCCTGGGAGTTGGGGCTGGGTCGTCCCCGGGTCTTCTCCCGCGAGGGCCGGATGGACACCGCCCAGCGGTGGTACGACGGCGACCACGGGCCGGGTGCCCCCATCTCGACCGCCGCTCCGGCCGCCGCCCGCTGCGGCACCTGCGGCTTCTACCTCCCGCTGGCCGGTGCGCTGCGGCAGTCCTTCGGGGCCTGCGGCAACTTCTACGCCCCGGACGACGGCCGGGTGGTGAGCGCCGACCACGGCTGCGGGGCGCACTCGGAGGCGCTGACCGAGACCCCCGAGACCCCGATCGACGAGCTGCCCACGGTCTACGACGACAGCGCGGTCGAAGAGTTGCCGGTCGACCGGGCAGCCGACGCGGTGGAGTCGCCCGACGCGGTGGAGTCGCCCGGGTCGTCGGACTCGGCCGGGTCGGTCGAGTCGCCGGAGGCATCCGCCCAGTCCTGAGCCGCTCAGCCCCGCTGCCGGCCGGTCCTGAGCCGGCCAGCCCGGTGGCGGTGGCGGCCACCCGGTGGCGGGCCGCCCGACGGCGGTACCGGTGGTGGCGTCAGCGGCCGGCGCGGCGTCGGCGGCGGTTCGCGTCGTGCCGCATCATCACCGCCAGACCGGGAAAGCCCCACAGGAAGCCGGCCAGGCAGGTCCAGAGCCAGTCCTGACGGCCGGTCGTGGTGAGCCAGTCACGGAAGAAGAGCAGCAGCACCAGCCCGACGACCGCCCAGATCACGATCCCGGCGACGGCGAAGGGCACCATCGGTGGATCGAGCGGCTCGGGCCGCGGCGGCTGCTGTCTGGGCACGTTGGGAAGCGTATCGCGATCGACTTTCCCCAGTAACTGTGATCTGCGACGATGCGCCCGACAAACGGAAGATCAGTAGCGAGGATCCGATGGACACAGCGCCGCCCGGCACCGGCACACCGCCCGAACCCGCCCCACCCCGTAACGGTTTCGACCGTTTCTTCGAGATCTCCGCCCGGGGCTCGACGGTGGGCCGTGAGGTACGTGGCGGTCTGGCGACCTTCTTCACGATGGCCTACATCGTGGTGCTCAACCCGCTGATCATCGGCGGGGCCGTCGACGGGGACAACAAGCGGCTGGCGATCCCCGCCCTGGCGGCGGCCACCGCGCTGGTCGCCGGCCTGATGACCATCCTGATGGGCGTGGTGGGCCGCTTCCCGCTGGCGCTGGCCGCCGGTCTCGGGGTGAACGCGCTGGTCGCGTACGAGATCGCCCCGCAGATGACCTGGGCGGACGCGATGGGGCTGGTGGTGATCGAGGGTGTGATCATCGCGGTGCTGGTCCTCACCGGCCTGCGTACCGCGGTGTTCCGATCGGTGCCCACCCAGATGAAGACGGCGATCGGCGTCGGTATCGGCCTCTTCCTGACCATCATCGGTCTGGTCGACGCCGGGTTCGTCCGGCGGGTGCCGGACGCGGCGAACAGCACCGTCCCGGTCGGGCTGGGCATCGGCGGGAAGCTGGTGAGCTGGCCGATGCTGGTCTTCGTCCTCGGGTTGCTGCTGACCCTGGTGCTGGTGATCCGCAAGGTCCGGGGCGCGATCCTGATCGGCATCCTGGCCTCGACGGTGCTGGCGATCGTCGTGGAGGCGGTCGCCAACGTAGGCCCGTCGTTCGTCAACGGTCAGCCCAACCCGAAGGGCTGGGCGTTGAACGTGCCGGAGCTGCCGAAGACGGTGGTGGACGTGCCGGACCTCTCCCTGCTCGGCAACTTCAACGTGCTCGACTCGTGGGGCCGCGCCGGCTGGCTGGTCGTGCTGATGTTCATCTTCACCCTGCTGATCACGGACTTCTTCGACACCATGGGGACGATGGTCGCGGTCGGCCAGGAGGGCGGCATGCTCGACGAGCAGGGCACCCCGCCCCGGGCCAAGGAGATCCTGCTGGTCGACTCGATCGCGGCGGCGGCCGGTGGTGCGGCGAGCACGTCGAGCAACACCTCGTACATCGAGAGTGCCGCCGGTGTCGCGGAGGGCGCCCGGACCGGCGCGGCGAACCTGGTCACCGGGGCGCTGTTCCTGCTGGCGATGTTCCTGGCGCCGCTGGTGGTGATCGTGCCGTTCGAGGCCGCGTCGACCGCGCTGGTGGTGGTCGGGTTCCTGATGATGACCGCGGTGCGGACCATCGACTGGACCGACTACGAGATCGGGATCCCGGCGTTCCTCACCATCGTGCTGATGCCCTTCACGTACTCGATCTCCAACGGCATCGGTGCCGGCCTGATCACGTACGTGCTGATGAAGCTGGCCAAGGGCAAGGCCCGTGAGGTGCACCCCCTGCTGTACGG
Proteins encoded in this region:
- a CDS encoding DUF3027 domain-containing protein, with protein sequence MGNNGPVTRPASARAARLDQVCAAAVEVARAGITEVESSAIGDHLQAVAEGDRLVTHYFACLLPGYRGWRWAVTVTRIPRSRNVTICETVLLPGPDALLAPGWLPWQERLQPGDLGPGDLLPTPADDERLAPGYLLSDDPAVEETAWELGLGRPRVFSREGRMDTAQRWYDGDHGPGAPISTAAPAAARCGTCGFYLPLAGALRQSFGACGNFYAPDDGRVVSADHGCGAHSEALTETPETPIDELPTVYDDSAVEELPVDRAADAVESPDAVESPGSSDSAGSVESPEASAQS
- a CDS encoding DUF2530 domain-containing protein; the protein is MPRQQPPRPEPLDPPMVPFAVAGIVIWAVVGLVLLLFFRDWLTTTGRQDWLWTCLAGFLWGFPGLAVMMRHDANRRRRRAGR
- a CDS encoding NCS2 family permease, with amino-acid sequence MDTAPPGTGTPPEPAPPRNGFDRFFEISARGSTVGREVRGGLATFFTMAYIVVLNPLIIGGAVDGDNKRLAIPALAAATALVAGLMTILMGVVGRFPLALAAGLGVNALVAYEIAPQMTWADAMGLVVIEGVIIAVLVLTGLRTAVFRSVPTQMKTAIGVGIGLFLTIIGLVDAGFVRRVPDAANSTVPVGLGIGGKLVSWPMLVFVLGLLLTLVLVIRKVRGAILIGILASTVLAIVVEAVANVGPSFVNGQPNPKGWALNVPELPKTVVDVPDLSLLGNFNVLDSWGRAGWLVVLMFIFTLLITDFFDTMGTMVAVGQEGGMLDEQGTPPRAKEILLVDSIAAAAGGAASTSSNTSYIESAAGVAEGARTGAANLVTGALFLLAMFLAPLVVIVPFEAASTALVVVGFLMMTAVRTIDWTDYEIGIPAFLTIVLMPFTYSISNGIGAGLITYVLMKLAKGKAREVHPLLYGVAALFVLYFLRGPIESVL